In Cydia fagiglandana chromosome 3, ilCydFagi1.1, whole genome shotgun sequence, the following are encoded in one genomic region:
- the LOC134680168 gene encoding semaphorin-1A-like, whose amino-acid sequence MAVARAVLVLLASTAQAWMPDANARIHIKYGDETSEQFVGDAAAPDHFRILDKDDFSIIVGGRNTVYNLSLYDLSENLDQRLEWNSTDAHTELCQLKGKSLDECQNYPRVAARSHGRLLVCGTNAFKPLCRRYARHPPTQHLEEFDGTGRCPYDPQHNSTAIFADGQLYTATAADFSGTDPLIYREPVRTERSDLRLLNDPSFVGAVASTSHVYFFYRETAVEYMNCGKSVYSRVARVCLKDKGGPHTFSDRWTSFMKTRLNCSMSGEYPFYFDEIQATTELINGIYGSGSSRNDIIYAVFTTPQNAIGGSAVCAFAMRDILDAFEGPFKGQESMNSNWLPLEKDKVPEPRPGACVEDSRTLSDSGVNFIKTHPLMDKSVSSFLQRPILTRVSLQYRFSAIAVHPQVQAMNGNKYDVIYVGTDDGRVIKAVNVAANDGVFDSSTDEYSRNPVRTAVISEVQVLPQGVPIKQMHVALTTEKLIIASGDIIKAVSLSHCGNVQSCRECVALQDPHCAWDSKQQQCAWVGNRQFPNPERFLQNVENGKTEICNKLPALLPGDRHSNRNPGTKKPVISEPDTRKTDDIQNEILIEVVETNVLSEEKTNKHETDSLTVAAAEGNIYSAQALMTAVVASCLVTLMVGFVIGYLFSRRFRHPFFTDTSPFNEQHNHLNRLSPLETPLNANSAYLPPRSKNVNMVANVCPLAKQDNLHLELGKERTLDLRNSTESLDKDLKCGTLQKVKKTYI is encoded by the exons ATGGCCGTCGCCCGAGCGGTGCTGGTGCTGCTGGCGTCCACGGCACAGGCATGGATGCCCGATGCCAACGCGCGCATACATATCAAATATG GCGATGAAACTTCAGAACAGTTCGTCGGCGATGCGGCTGCGCCAGATCATTTCCGTATTTTAGATAAGGATGACTTCTCCATTATTGTCGGTGGCAG AAACACTGTCTACAACCTCAGCCTGTACGACTTGTCGGAGAATTTAGATCAG CGCCTAGAATGGAATTCAACGGATGCTCATACGGAACTATGCCAGTTGAAAGGAAAATCATTAGACGAATGTCAAAACTACCCCCGTGTAGCAGCGAGGTCGCACGGGCGATTGCTAGTCTGCGGGACCAACGCGTTCAAACCGCTGTGCAGGCGGTACGCCCGGCATCCACCGACCCAACACCTGGAGGAATTCGACGGCACCGGCCGCTGCCCCTACGATCCGCAACACAACTCGACCGCCATATTTGCCG ACGGTCAGTTGTATACGGCGACGGCGGCGGACTTCTCCGGCACGGACCCGCTGATCTACCGCGAGCCGGTGCGCACGGAGCGCTCCGACCTGCGCCTGCTCAACGACCCCTCGTTCGTCGGCGCGGTCGCGTCCACTAGCCACGTCTACTTTTTCTATCGCGAAACCGCCGTCGAATACATGAACTGCGGCAAG TCGGTGTATTCGAGAGTAGCCAGAGTGTGTCTAAAAGACAAAGGAGGGCCACACACATTTAGTGACCGGTGGACCTCGTTTATGAAGACCCGTTTAAACTGTTCAATGTCTGGAGAATATCCGTTTTATTTCGATGAAATTC aAGCGACAACGGAATTAATCAACGGTATTTATGGAAGTGGCAGCAGCCGAAATGATATCATATATGCAGTATTTACTACACCGCAAAATGCTATCGGTGGCTCAGCAGTGTGCGCCTTTGCTATGAGAGATATTTTAGACGCATTTGAGGGACCGTTCAAAGGCCAAGAAAGCATGAACTCTAACTGGCTGCCGTTAGAAAAGGATAAAGTTCCTGAACCTAGGCCGGGTGCCTGCGTAGAAGACAGCCGGACACTATCCGACTCTGGAGTCAACTTTATTAAAACGCATCCCCTGATGGATAAGTCAGTTTCGTCATTCCTCCAGAGGCCAATATTGACAAGGGTTAGTTTGCAATATAGATTCTCTGCTATCGCTGTTCACCCTCAAGTTCAAGCCATGAATGGTAACAAATACGACGTTATATACGTCGGAACGGACGACGGTAGAGTAATAAAAGCGGTCAACGTTGCAGCCAACGATGGTGTTTTCGATTCTAGTACTGATGAATACAGTAGAAACCCGGTGAGGACGGCCGTGATTTCCGAGGTGCAAGTGCTACCTCAAGGCGTCCCGATCAAGCAGATGCATGTGGCCCTCACTACGGAGAAATTAATAATAGCGTCGGGTGACATCATTAAAGCCGTCTCGCTATCACACTGCGGCAACGTGCAATCGTGCAG GGAATGTGTGGCGCTGCAAGACCCTCACTGCGCATGGGACTCGAAGCAACAACAATGCGCTTGGGTCGGAAACAGACAATTTCCGAACCCAGAGAGATTCCTACAAAATGTAGAGAACGGAAAGactgaaatatgtaataaactTCCCGCCCTTTTACCGGGCGACCGACATAGTAATAGAAATCCGGGCACTAAAAAGCCCGTGATATCCGAACCCGACACACGAAAGACTGATGACATTcaaaatgaaatattaataGAAGTTGTCGAAACAAATGTTCTCTCCGAAGAGAAAACTAACAAACACGAAACAG ATTCGCTAACAGTCGCCGCTGCCGAAGGCAACATCTACAGCGCGCAGGCGCTCATGACCGCCGTGGTGGCGTCCTGCCTGGTCACCCTCATGGTGGGATTCGTCATCGGGTACCTTTTCTCTCGGCGATTTCGACACCCATTTTTTACCGATACCTCACCGTTCAATGAACAACACAATCATTTAAACAG GTTAAGCCCGCTAGAAACGCCATTGAACGCTAATTCAGCGTACCTGCCGCCGCGTTCCAAAAACGTGAACATGGTGGCGAACGTGTGCCCGCTCGCCAAGCAGGACAACCTGCACCTCGAGCTGGGCAAGGAGCGCACCCTCGACCTCCGCAACTCCACGGAGTCCCTCGACAAGGATCTCAAGTGCGGCACGCTACAGAAAGTTAAAAAGACTTACATTTGA